A region of Verrucomicrobiota bacterium DNA encodes the following proteins:
- a CDS encoding restriction endonuclease has translation MLAENFPNMTIWAFNKPNDENISFVYESVLKGRSHFGWSYVPTADLRQLEPRPWAELSPEETDCFKKSNFLLRINPGDWIVHINVPSYGRCVAARVTGTYEFATEVPFGDFRHYIPVDPATVIPFDRTSPNVLPIIEQKLKLRGRHWRIHAKEEFLQSIENLKGNKVSVDDGVTKQLSYLRQQFDTHLQEITSCIHKTHLRKHLEDLVAQIFQRIPSVSAVKVNGSRYGTDYGADVIVEYKIGLPLPGLERDGVLVVQVKSYEDHHWETVAVDQLETAIEKYGATAGLLVTTGAPTEQLTEAIDKLRDKVAAKGVDVGIVAGCDVARFMLRFGGDVILGSE, from the coding sequence ATGCTTGCTGAAAATTTTCCGAATATGACGATCTGGGCTTTTAACAAGCCCAATGATGAGAATATATCTTTTGTTTATGAGTCAGTGTTGAAAGGGCGCTCGCACTTTGGATGGAGCTATGTGCCTACCGCTGATCTACGGCAACTTGAGCCCCGTCCTTGGGCTGAGCTAAGTCCAGAGGAAACTGATTGTTTTAAGAAATCCAATTTTCTCTTACGCATCAATCCGGGTGACTGGATTGTTCATATCAATGTACCAAGCTATGGCCGCTGTGTGGCAGCACGAGTGACAGGAACTTACGAATTCGCTACTGAGGTGCCTTTCGGTGATTTCCGTCATTACATACCTGTCGACCCAGCAACGGTAATTCCGTTTGATAGGACATCTCCTAACGTGCTTCCCATCATTGAGCAAAAACTCAAATTGCGAGGGCGACATTGGCGTATTCATGCCAAAGAAGAGTTTCTTCAGAGCATTGAAAATCTCAAGGGAAATAAAGTTTCGGTAGATGATGGCGTAACAAAACAGCTATCCTATTTGCGGCAACAATTCGATACGCATTTACAGGAAATCACTTCTTGCATTCATAAAACCCATCTTCGAAAACACCTGGAGGACCTTGTCGCACAGATATTTCAACGGATACCTTCCGTCAGTGCAGTTAAGGTGAATGGATCAAGATATGGCACTGACTACGGGGCAGACGTGATCGTCGAATATAAGATCGGCCTTCCCTTGCCAGGCCTTGAGCGAGACGGAGTTCTAGTCGTTCAGGTGAAATCGTATGAAGACCATCACTGGGAAACTGTAGCCGTAGACCAGCTGGAAACTGCGATAGAAAAGTACGGGGCGACGGCGGGCCTGTTGGTAACCACGGGGGCACCAACGGAACAACTCACAGAAGCAATCGACAAATTGCGTGATAAGGTTGCTGCAAAGGGTGTAGATGTTGGAATTGTGGCAGGCTGCGACGTCGCTCGTTTCATGCTTCGGTTTGGCGGCGATGTTATCCTCGGCTCGGAGTAG